In Nicotiana tabacum cultivar K326 chromosome 17, ASM71507v2, whole genome shotgun sequence, one DNA window encodes the following:
- the LOC107805272 gene encoding BTB/POZ domain-containing protein SR1IP1 produces MADLDSDGIEQPSGVNNMSTTKKELLSTAMKRTSDWIFSQEIPSDVTVNAGGSAFSLHKFPLVSKSGYIRKIISESNDADASTVEIPDIPGGSDAFELAAKFCYGINFEISTENIALLRCTAEYLEMTEDYAVGNLVGRTEAYLNEVALKSLAGAVSILHSSESLLPIAEKVKLVSRCIDTIAYIACKDNQFCTSGRAEPGTNGLNSSTFSNPKPMVDWWAEDLTVLRIDFFQRVLIAMMGRGFKQYALGPILMLYAQKSLRGLEIFGKGRKKIEPKQEHEKRVVLETIVSFLPREKNALSVSFLSMLLRAAIYLETTVACRLDLEKRMSLQLGQAVLDDLLIPSYSFTGDTLFDVETVQRIIMNFLDNEMDGSRLGDEEYVSPSLSDMERVGKLMENYLAEIASDRNLSVSKFISLAEVIPEQAKITEDGMYRAIDIYLKAHPALSDMERKKVCGVMDCQKLSREACAHAAQNDRLPVQTVVQVLYYEQQRLREVMDGSQLVATEPPALIPSKTNQFSTDIRPISDEVSSLKRENQELKFELLKMKMRLKEIEKPSNKSAASSPLVITHPSADKPPLPRKPSNFISSVSKKLGKFIRADGLTANKGRNKPSKDRRHSIS; encoded by the exons ATGGCGGATCTTGATTCAGATGGGATTGAACAACCCTCTGGTGTTAACAATATGTCCACTACAAAGAAGGAGCTTCTTTCCACTGCTATGAAGAGGACCTCTGATTG GATTTTCTCCCAAGAGATCCCAAGTGATGTAACTGTAAATGCAGGCGGATCCGCCTTTTCACTGCACAAG TTCCCTTTAGTCTCAAAGAGTGGATACATAAGGAAGATTATCTCAGAATCCAACGATGCTGATGCTTCTACAGTCGAAATCCCTGATATACCCGGTGGATCAGACGCATTTGAACTGGCCGCAAAATtttgttatggaataaattttGAGATAAGCACAGAAAACATTGCCTTGCTGAGATGCACAGCGGAATATCTTGAGATGACAGAAGACTATGCAGTTGGGAATTTGGTTGGAAGAACTGAGGCCTACTTAAATGAAGTAGCTCTTAAAAGCCTAGCTGGTGCAGTTTCAATTTTGCATTCTTCCGAAAGCCTTCTTCCCATTGCAGAGAAAGTAAAACTAGTTAGTCGATGCATCGACACAATTGCATATATTGCATGCAAGGATAACCAATTCTGCACATCAGGTCGAGCAGAGCCTGGTACTAACGGATTGAATTCGTCCACGTTTTCAAACCCGAAGCCTATGGTTGATTGGTGGGCTGAGGATTTAACTGTCCTTAGAATTGATTTTTTCCAAAGGGTTCTAATTGCAATGATGGGAAGAGGATTCAAGCAGTATGCACTTGGACCAATATTAATGCTCTATGCACAGAAGTCTCTTCGAGGTTTG GAAATATTTGGAAAGGGAAGGAAAAAAATTGAGCCAAAACAAGAACATGAAAAGAGGGTTGTTTTAGAAACAATTGTTAGTTTTCTGCCAAGGGAGAAAAATGCATTGTCAGTTAGCTTTCTGTCAATGCTGCTCCGAGCTGCAATATATCTAGAAACCACGGTTGCTTGCAGACTTGACTTGGAGAAGAGAATGTCATTGCAGCTTGGTCAGGCTGTATTAGATGATCTGTTAATTCCTTCATATTCCTTCACAGGGGATACATTGTTTGATGTTGAAACCGTGCAGCGTATCATCATGAATTTCCTTGACAATGAAATGGATGGAAGTCGATTGGGAGATGAGGAGTATGTGTCTCCTTCATTAAGTGACATGGAGCGGGTTGGGAAACTTATGGAAAATTACCTTGCTGAAATAGCCTCAGACCGTAATCTATccgtttcaaaattcattagtcTTGCTGAAGTCATCCCAGAGCAAGCAAAGATCACTGAAGATGGGATGTACAGGGCTattgatatttatttgaag GCACATCCAGCTCTAAGTGACATGGAAAGAAAAAAAGTTTGCGGTGTTATGGACTGTCAAAAGCTATCTAGAGAGGCTTGTGCTCATGCTGCTCAAAATGATAGGCTCCCTGTTCAGACAGTTGTGCAAGTACTTTACTACGAGCAGCAACGCCTTCGTGAGGTCATGGACGGGAGCCAACTTGTAGCAACTGAACCTCCAGCTCTAATTCCTTCTAAAACTAATCAGTTCTCCACTGATATCCGTCCTATTTCAGATGAGGTCTCTAGTCTAAAACGAGAAAATCAGGAGCTGAAATTTGAGTTGCTAAAGATGAAAATGAGGTTGAAAGAAAttgaaaaaccttcaaacaaATCAGCTGCTAGCAGCCCTTTGGTCATCACTCATCCATCTGCTGATAAACCTCCTTTGCCAAGAAAACCATCTAATTTCATTAGCTCAGTATCCAAAAAGCTTGGAAAATTTATTCGAGCAGATGGACTCACAGCCAACAAAGGCCGAAATAAACCAAGTAAAGATAGGCGTCATTCTATATCCTGA